One segment of Drosophila ananassae strain 14024-0371.13 chromosome 3R, ASM1763931v2, whole genome shotgun sequence DNA contains the following:
- the LOC6497070 gene encoding DNA topoisomerase 3-alpha, with the protein MTAILKCLRHAQIALQRCYCANTGKNIEMKFLNVAEKNDAAKTISGLLSNGTARRREGYSVYNKVYDFEAVVRGSNSKMVMTSVSGHLMQLEFLVSFRNWRNVDPGSLFDAPVRKSVGKDYEPIKRTLEREVRGCQGLIIWTDCDREGENIGYEIIDVCRAIKPNITVYRANFSEITTVAVRRALQQLGQPDKRQSDAVDVRSELDLRTGAAITRFQTMRFQRLFPAKIADKLISYGSCQIPTLGFVAERYKEVEAFVSEPFWKVKVIHTIDDLTVEFNWARNRLFDKEACENYLLLCLEVPAPRALVESVTVKPKHKWRPTPMDTVEMEKLGSRKLKLSAKETMTIAEKLYSKGFISYPRTETNQFSKEFELLPLVEMQTGNAAWGPFAQRVVEWGPNPRNGNKSDQAHPPIHPTKAADNLQGNEARVYELVVRHFLACVSKDAVGSETLVNIDIAGEKFTANGLVIHERNYLDVYVYDKWSAKQIHHYERNQRFEPTEVSLHEGATTAPPLLTEADLIALMEKHGIGTDATHAEHINTIKERGYIGMVDKGALVPGVIGMGLYEGYGAMELALAKPQLRAEFELDLKLICQGQKDPKAVLADQITKYKQSYQQITDKITAMDAKIAARINEMPAENTSGQEGAQGSEQNQPAMQTLFQCPKCNVAPLALKAKKNQQGWYIGCTNFPDCKNAVWLPSECKDVTVTNESCSRCGDSHRLLKFRFSTPYYRGVFNTPHGWYKTCLPCDNLFRSTFNINLESVKRVGGIVDEARGGGDSWGPGPGGGGGGGSGRGPGGGGGGSGSDGRPGGGGGSRNLGSGGGLTWGSEGSNDVNPTRKGKKPGTGETKPKKPPSEPKPKKASKSSENKNTNSKSAKTIRNYFSAASSSPANELDGFFDSNDGFEEAMLIAADTLDADRVQSQSSNVVELDDDIAAAFAADDDAEFEALVNGGNRDEDQLDMSLSAWVKEQDDANERPMVWGSRARASSNVASTPPPKPAPKRAKWDSTDWDVPSSSAPMSESPSVLCTGCQQAAIQLTVRRDGPNKGRQFYKCPKPDECKFFQWADEQPAAPKHNSNNSSSSTSSSSWGTNRVTTLSSHSQNSSSQYRNQGSMRSNSSSTVTITKTKTTTTNTPSHDGEEVKCNCGQLASRLIVRKDGPNQGRPFFGCPTRESSCGFFKWDDENPNQGGASSGYSWGSGNRNVPSKATNKSEGSKSRKCGLCRQEGHTRSKCPRKNDFDM; encoded by the exons ATGACGgcaattttaaaatgtttacgCCATGCCCAAATCGCCTTACAACGTTGCTACTGCGCTAATACTGGAAAAAACATAGAAATGAAGTTCCTCAATGTAGCCGAGAAAAACGACGCCGCTAAAACGATTTCCGGACTCCTGTCGAATGGAACAGCACGGCGG CGTGAGGGTTACTCTGTGTACAACAAGGTGTATGACTTTGAGGCGGTTGTGCGCGGCAGCAACTCTAAGATGGTGATGACATCCGTTTCCGGCCATCTGATGCAACTAGAGTTCTTGGTTTCCTTTCGTAATTGGCGCAATGTCGATCCCGGCTCTCTTTTTGATGCTCCTGTGCGGAAGTCTGTCGGTAAGGACTACGAGCCAATAAAGCGCACACTGGAACGCGAGGTACGCGGTTGTCAGGGTCTAATTATCTGGACGGATTGCGATCGAGAAGGCGAGAACATCGGGTACGAGATCATTGACGTCTGTCGTGCCATCAAACCCAATATTACAGTATACCGAGCTAATTTCTCGGAAATTACGACGGTAGCAGTTCGCAGAGCACTGCAACAGCTTGGTCAGCCAGACAAGCGCCAGAGCGATGCGGTGGACGTACGCTCAGAGCTCGATCTTCGCACGGGTGCCGCCATCACTCGGTTCCAGACCATGCGATTTCAACGTCTGTTTCCTGCGAAGATTGCCGACAAGCTCATCTCTTATGGAAGTTGCCAGATCCCCACTCTAGGATTCGTGGCAGAGCGGTACAAGGAGGTTGAGGCCTTCGTTTCGGAACCATTCTGGAAAGTTAAAG TGATTCATACAATCGACGACCTAACCGTCGAGTTTAATTGGGCGAGAAACAGGCTCTTTGACAAGGAGGCCTGTGAAAACTACTTGCTGCTCTGTCTAGAGGTGCCCGCTCCGCGTGCACTTGTGGAGAGTGTAACCGTGAAGCCAAAGCACAAATGGCGACCCACACCTATGGACACAGTGGAAATGGAGAAACTGGGCTCACGAAAACTGAAACTTTCTGCAAAGGAAACTATGACAATAGCCGAGAAGTTGTATAGCAAGGGTTTTATTAGCTATCCCCGTACAGAGACGAATCAGTTTTCCAAGGAGTTTGAGCTTCTGCCGCTTGTTGAAATGCAAACGGGTAACGCTGCATGGGGACCCTTTGCCCAGCGAGTGGTGGAGTGGGGTCCGAATCCCCGAAATGGGAACAAATCCGATCAGGCGCATCCTCCCATTCATCCCACCAAGGCTGCAGATA ATCTTCAGGGAAACGAGGCTCGTGTTTACGAACTGGTTGTCCGACACTTTCTTGCCTGTGTCAGTAAAGACGCTGTTGGTTCTGAAACTCTAGTAAACATTGACATTGCCGGGGAGAAGTTTACGGCCAACGGGCTAGTGATCCATGAACGAAACTACCTGGACGTTTATGTGTACGACAAGTGGAGCGCCAAGCAAATTCATCACTACGAGCGAAATCAGCGCTTTGAACCGACGGAGGTGTCACTTCATGAAGGCGCCACAACTGCTCCGCCTCTGCTGACGGAAGCCGACCTTATCGCTCTGATGGAGAAGCATGGAATCGGAACGGATGCGACACATGCAGAGCATATCAACACTATTAAGGAGCGTGGTTACATCGGAATGGTAGACAAGGGTGCCTTAGTACCAGGTGTGATCGGCATGGGTCTTTACGAAGGCTATGGTGCCATGGAATTGGCTCTAGCCAAGCCTCAGCTAAGAGCGGAATTCGAGCTGGACCTCAAACTCATTTGCCAAGGGCAAAAGGACCCAAAGGCAGTGCTCGCCGATCAAATTACCAAATATAAGCAATCATATCAGCAAATCACCGACAAGATTACCGCAATGGATGCCAAAATTGCTGCACGTATTAATGAGATGCCAGCAGAAAATACTTCAGGTCAAGAAGGAGCCCAGGGCAGTGAACAGAACCAGCCTGCGATGCAGACGCTGTTTCAGTGCCCCAAGTGCAACGTGGCTCCGCTTGCTCTAAAGGCCAAAAAGAACCAGCAAGGCTGGTACATTGGCTGCACAAACTTTCCAGATTGCAAAAACGCTGTTTGGCTACCCTCAGAGTGCAAAGATGTGACGGTGACGAATGAATCCTGCTCCAGATGTGGGGACAGTCACCGCTTGCTAAAATTCCGCTTTAGCACGCCCTATTATCGCGGAGTCTTCAACACGCCCCATGGCTGGTACAAGACATGCCTGCCCTGCGACAATCTCTTTCGGTCGACATTTAACATCAATTTGGAATCTGTAAAGCGTGTGGGCGGTATTGTAGATGAGGCAAGAGGCGGTGGTGATAGCTGGGGACCGGGacctggtggtggtggaggaggaggaagtgGAAGGGGACCTGGGGGTGGTGGAGGAGGGAGTGGATCGGACGGAAGACCTGGCGGAGGTGGAGGAAGCCGAAATCTTGGCTCTGGAGGTGGTTTAACCTGGGGTTCTGAAGGAAGTAACGATGTGAATCCTACACGGAAAGGAAAAAAACCTGGAACTGGAGAAACCAAACCCAAGAAACCACCAAGcgaaccaaaaccaaaaaaggcatctaaaagctccgaaaataaaaacacgaACAGTAAATCAGCAAAGACTATTCGAAACTACTTCAGTGCTGCATCAAGCTCACCTGCAAACGAGTTGGACGGATTCTTCGATAGTAATGATGGTTTTGAAGAGGCCATGTTGATTGCTGCCGACACACTGGACGCGGATCGAGTGCAATCGCAATCCTCAAACGTGGTTGAACTGGATGATGATATAGCCGCTGCCTTTGCTGCAGACGATGATGCTGAGTTTGAGGCTTTAGTAAATGGAGGGAACAGAGATGAAGACCAACTGGATATGAGTCTTTCTGCCTGGGTGAAAGAGCAGGATGATGCCAACGAGCGTCCCATGGTGTGGGGAAGTCGAGCACGGGCATCCTCCAATGTGGCTTCTACACCTCCACCAAAACCAGCCCCCAAGCGAGCGAAATGGGACAGTACAGATTGGGATGTTCCTTCCTCGTCAGCTCCGATGTCAGAATCACCATCGGTGCTGTGCACTGGATGTCAACAGGCAGCTATTCAACTTACCGTTCGTCGCGATGGGCCCAATAAAGGCAGGCAATTTTATAAATGTCCCAAGCCCGACGAGTGCAAGTTCTTTCAGTGGGCTGATGAGCAGCCTGCTGCTCCTAagcacaacagcaacaattcTTCCTCGTCTACCTCATCGTCTTCTTGGGGAACCAACCGTGTGACCACACTGTCTAGCCACTCACAAAACAGCTCTTCCCAGTATCGTAACCAAGGCTCAATGCGTTCCAATTCGAGCAGCACAGTCACAATaactaaaacaaaaaccaCAACTACAAATACTCCATCCCATGATGGAGAGGAAGTCAAGTGTAATTGCGGACAACTGGCCAGTAGGCTGATTGTTCGCAAAGATGGACCCAACCAGGGCCGGCCTTTCTTCGGTTGCCCCACACGGGAATCATCTTGTGGTTTCTTTAAGTGGGACGACGAAAATCCAAATCAAG GTGGAGCTAGCAGTGGTTACTCATGGGGAAGTGGCAATCGAAATGTTCCTTCCAAAGCTACAAACAAATCCGAAGGATCCAAATCCCGAAAGTGTGGGCTTTGTCGCCAAGAAGGACATACACGCAGCAAGTGTCCCCGTAAGAATGATTTTGATATGTAG
- the LOC6497069 gene encoding zinc finger protein swm translates to MILENSDKLKDWLSVVLEPLCDADSSALARYVIALLKKDKSDKDLKRIMIEQLDVFLSEETTRFVERLFDAIASEEYLTLPAPVPTVTGAASELDLDQELALAIDGAQDEIEAVLAADSPPPLPKENVITPDSNQAQQEKVSHDAIEAEALSFTSQEASIASNPATDAKSAFDHKTKESHNSQSASHYHHHHVRSASPPGRSSGVSGNGGAAGGGSMATGYADKENQPRDSRRRRASLRSRSRSRSRSNERSFRRSRSRDRRVNEREKTQRQFRNKSPPGSQTDNRHHGRRNFDRRRIGGNADDRPRFGNNKGRRSHSRSMSPERNMRRNQNSPDRVTAGQGIQAPALVAPPTPVEHPAAHPRQRCRDFDEKGYCVRGETCPWDHGINPVVFEGINNSALMMSMREYNPDAPEIWARGGGPPPGAGQGPVPPPAQAGPANINPFSGSVRPNALMSGSGPNPLGVPNPADYARNSGAPPPPPSMMPFPFNPTAVTTPLQRQLIPIPVVDGAPSGGVAEIGKRRFELEDTVAIADVPSKRKVPINSRLGPRVNPNMQQHNSSLELRKVPRGLNTIAHLNNHFAKFGKIVNIQVSYEGDPEAAIVTFSTHAEANVAYRSTEAVLNNRFIKVFWHNDSSGVEVGQLNPMGGGVGGGGGGGRKNTSQYHLHNVPAMPTPNADSAKISNANPLTEAGAANNATPLAEQASTAAPASMRLKLNAAAPNAGAAGGATGAAGRPLNPATLRKKQEEQQKAVHQLANGLRKRKQELLQSYLKQMKTALELVERMDPQDPQRAPTLETIKVLQQTIDKMRKDVHADQDQLQAQIQQQQQQLPPIKKTKEQQKKELLDMELELIAQQQEGNDTTAIQKRLEELQRNLGVGGGQAGMNPKAPHFASAPGAAGGVGRKRPNLPEGPTRVDRRPKAIVVTGFAAEEADFVLGHFKNFGEISKHDVDREIPQLILSYATRLNAEQAVLRGKMYKDKRLQISWAPVVTPTPAPMVAPVDKTQSPAPGTTGLGNPKEFIQSVSESESLLGSDTLPELRLEDEEEDEESEDRSWRR, encoded by the exons ATGATTCTGGAGAATTCGGACAAGCTCAAGGACTGGTTGAGCGTGGTCCTGGAACCTCT CTGCGATGCGGACTCTTCGGCCTTGGCGCGCTATGTTATCGCGCTATTAAAGAAAGACAAATCGGATAAGGATCTTAAGCGGATTATGATCGAACAATTGGATGTCTTTTTATCGGAGGAGACGACGCGCTTTGTGGAGCGCCTTTTCGATGCCATTGCCAGCGAGGAGTACCTGACGCTGCCCGCTCCCGTTCCGACGGTAACTGGAGCTGCCTCTGAGCTGGATCTCGACCAGGAACTGGCCCTGGCTATCGACGGGGCCCAGGACGAAATCGAGGCCGTGCTTGCTGCCGACTCCCCTCCGCCACTACCAAAAGAGAATGTGATAACCCCCGATAGCAATCAGGCGCAACAGGAGAAGGTAAGCCACGATGCCATCGAGGCAGAGGCCTTATCGTTTACCAGCCAGGAAGCCAGCATTGCCTCGAATCCCGCGACTGACGCCAAGTCCGCCTTTGAT CACAAAACCAAAGAATCACACAACTCACAGTCCGCCTCCCACTACCATCACCACCACGTACGCAGCGCTAGCCCACCAGGCAGGAGCAGCGGGGTAAGTGGAAATGGAGGTGCAGCGGGCGGTGGCAGTATGGCGACTGGCTATGCCGACAAGGAAAACCAACCGCGTGACAGTCGACGGCGCCGTGCCTCCTTGCGTTCGCGATCCCGATCACGGTCGAGATCTAACGAAAGATCCTTCCGACGATCCCGGTCCCGCGATCGCCGGGTCAACGAACGTGAGAAAACCCAGCGTCAGTTTCGCAACAAATCCCCGCCAGGTTCGCAGACAGACAACCGTCATCATGGGCGTCGCAACTTTGACCGCCGGCGCATCGGTGGGAATGCGGATGACCGTCCACGCTTTGGCAACAACAAAGGCCGGAGGTCGCATAGCAGATCCATGTCTCCAGAGCGCAACATGAGACGCAACCAAAACTCCCCTGATCGAGTTACAGCTGGGCAAGGTATCCAAGCACCAGCTCTAGTGGCACCACCTACACCCGTCGAGCATCCTGCCGCCCATCCCCGACAGAGATGTCGCGACTTTGATGAGAAGGGCTATTGCGTGAGAGGCGAGACGTGCCCTTGGGACCACGGAATTAACCCTGTCGTCTTCGAGGGAATCAACAACTCGGCACTGATGATGTCCATGCGCGAGTACAATCCGGATGCACCAGAAATTTGGGCCCGTGGCGGAGGACCTCCGCCAGGAGCTGGCCAAGGACCAGTGCCACCGCCTGCACAGGCGGGTCCGGCCAACATTAATCCCTTCAGTGGTAGTGTGCGTCCTAATGCGTTGATGAGTGGATCGGGACCCAATCCGCTGGGTGTGCCCAACCCCGCTGACTATGCCCGTAACTCGGGCGctccaccgccaccgcctTCCATGATGCCATTCCCCTTCAATCCAACGGCCGTGACAACTCCGCTTCAACGCCAGCTTATACCCATACCTGTGGTGGATGGGGCACCCTCTGGTGGCGTGGCTGAGATCGGGAAGCGGCGGTTCGAACTGGAAGACACAGTGGCTATTGCAGACGTTCCCTCCAAGCGAAAGGTGCCTATCAACAGCCGACTGGGGCCGAGAGTCAACCCCAATATGCAGCAACACAACAGTTCCTTGGAGTTGCGCAAGGTGCCCCGCGGACTCAACACTATTGCTCATTTGAACAACCACTTCGCCAAGTTCGGCAAGATAGTGAACATCCAGGTGTCTTACGAGGGCGATCCGGAGGCAGCTATTGTTACGTTTTCCACGCACGCGGAGGCGAATGTCGCCTATAGAAGCACCGAGGCAGTTTTGAACAACCGGTTCATTAAAGTCTTCTGGCACAACGATAGCAGCGGAGTTGAGGTGGGCCAACTGAATCCTATGGGCGGTGGAGTGGGCGGAGGTGGCGGAGGCGGAAGGAAGAACACAAGCCAGTACCATTTGCATAACGTGCCTGCAATGCCGACTCCCAACGCTGACAGTGCCAAGATTAGCAATGCAAATCCCCTGACCGAAGCAGGAGCGGCGAACAATGCAACGCCTTTGGCGGAACAGGCCAGCACAGCGGCCCCAGCCTCCATGCGCCTCAAACTTAATGCGGCAGCGCCAAATGCAGGAGCAGCGGGTGGAGCGACAGGAGCTGCGGGCCGTCCTCTGAATCCTGCCACGTTGCGTAAGaagcaggaggagcagcagaagGCGGTACACCAGCTTGCCAACGGACTGCGGAAGCGCAAACAGGAACTGCTTCAGAGCTACCTCAAGCAGATGAAAACAGCTCTGGAGTTGGTGGAACGAATGGATCCCCAAGACCCCCAGAGGGCTCCCACATTGGAAACTATCAAAGTACTGCAGCAGACCATCGACAAAATGCGGAAGGACGTCCATGCGGACCAGGACCAACTCCAAGCCCAGatccaacagcagcagcagcaactacCGCCTATTAAGAAGACTAAGGAGCAACAGAAGAAGGAACTGCTGGATatggagctggagctgatCGCGCAGCAACAGGAAGGAAACGATACGACAGCCATACAGAAGCGACTGGAGGAACTGCAACGAAACCTAGGTGTTGGCGGCGGCCAGGCCGGAATGAACCCCAAGGCACCGCACTTTGCATCCGCACCTGGAGCCGCGGGTGGCGTTGGACGGAAACGACCAAACCTTCCCGAAGGACCAACGCGTGTGGACCGGCGACCAAAGGCCATAGTAGTCACCGGATTTGCGGCCGAGGAGGCGGACTTTGTCCTGGGACACTTCAAG AACTTTGGTGAGATTTCCAAGCATGATGTCGACCGTGAGATTCCGCAGCTAATACTCTCGTATGCTACCCGCCTTAATGCCGAGCAGGCCGTGCTCCGAGGCAAAATGTACAAAGACAAGCGTCTTCAG ATTTCGTGGGCTCCGGTGGTGACACCAACGCCAGCCCCCATGGTGGCGCCTGTCGACAAAACTCAATCGCCAGCTCCCGGCACAACCGGCCTTGGGAACCCCAAAGAGTTTATTCAGTCCGTCAGCGAGAGTGAAAGCCTTTTGGGCAGCGACACCTTACCGGAGCTGCGTTTGGAGGATGAAGAGGAGGATGAGGAGTCCGAGGACCGTTCCTGGCGTCGTTGA